CTGGAGCGGCGGCTGCCGGGCTTCGATCAGCACCTGAAGATCCACATCACCGGCTGCCCGAACAGCTGTGGTCAGCACTGGATCGCCGATCTCGGCATCGAGGGCAAGAAGGTGAAAGTGAATGGGGCCCTGGTGGACGCCTACTACTTCTGTGTCGGGGGCGCCGTCGGCAGGCACCAGGCCAAGGCCCGCCCGGTCGGCTACCGCGTGGCCGCCACGGAGGTGGCCGACGCCATCGAGCGGCTGCTCACGGTCTACCTCGCCGAGCGCCGGCACGGGGAAACTTTCCGGCAGTTCAGCGCCCGGCACACGGACCAGGAGCTGCGCGAGTTTCTCGCTGGGCACGAAGCGGCGGCGGTCGCGCGCGACCCTTCGCCGGGACGCCCGCCTCACGGCGTGGACGGCTGACGGCGGCGAGAGTATGTCGTCACTTCGCGGAAAGACCATTGCCATCACGGAGGCCCGTCGCGCCACCGAGTTGACCGCCCTCATCACGAAGCTCGGTGGGGTGCCGTACTCCGCCCCGGCGCTGCGCGAGGTCCCGCGGCGCGACCGCGGGCCCGCGCTGGCGGTGCTCGACCGCATCTGCCGGGGTGGGGTCGGCCTGATTCTCTTCCTGACCGGCGTGGGGACGCGGGCGTTCCTGGAGCTGGCGGCCACGGTGGGCCAGCGTGAGGCGTTACTCCAGGCACTGGGGGCGATGGTCGTGGTGGCGCGCGGGCCCAAGCCGATCGCGGTGCTCCGCGAGGCGCGAGTCAGGGTCGACCTGGTGCCCTCGGAGCCGACCTCGGAAGGACTCCTGAGCGCGCTCGCCGGCCGTGACCTACGCGGGACGACGGTAGCGGTCCAGCTCTACGGCGAGGACAACCCGTTCCTCGTAGAGGGTCTGGTGGCGCGGGGGGCGACCGTGCTCGAGATCCCACTCTACGAGTGGGCGCTGCCCGAAGACGAGGGGCCGCTGGTCCGCCTGGTCCAGGACCTCGTCGACGGGCGCGTCGACGTCGTGGCCTTCACGAGCTCGCCCCAGATCAAGCATCTCACCCTGGTGGCCGAGCGCATCGGCCTGCGCGACCAACTGTTGAAGGCGCTGCGCGAGCGGGCCATCGTGGCGGTCATCGGTCCGGTCTGCGAGGCGGCGCTGAGAGAGCACGACATCACGCCGCGGATTCGGGCCGACAAGGGGACGATGGGCGCGCTCGTTCACCGGATCGCCGACCACTTGACCCAGGAGGAGCGTGTCCATGGCGGTGCGTGACCGATCGCAGGCGGTCGAGGCGCAGCGCGAAGCGTTGGAGACGAAGAATGCCGAGGCGCTGTTGGCCTGGGCACTGGGCGAGTTTCATCCGCGGATCGGGCTCGCGGCCAGCTTCGGCGCCGAGGACGTGGTCCTGATCGACATGCTGGTCAGGCTCGAGCCGACGGCGCGGGTGTTCACGCTCGACACCGGGCGTCTGCCCGCTGAGACCTACAGTCTGATAGACGCGATCCGCGAGCGGTACGGTCTGGCCGTCGAGGTCTATTTCCCCCAGGCCGACGCCGTCGAGGCGATGGCCCGGGAGCACGGGGTCAACCTGTTCTACACGAGCATCGAGAAGCGGAAGCTCTGCTGCCGCGTGCGCAAGGTGGAACCCCTCGGCCGGGCCCTGCGGGGCCTCGACGCCTGGATCACGGGACTCCGCCGGGAGCAGGCGGTGACGCGAGCCCAGGTGCGCAAGGTCGAGGTGGACCCGGAGCACGGTGGGCTGATCAAGCTGAACCCGCTGGCCGACTGGACGTCGGAGCAGGTGTGGACGTACATCCGCGCTCACGACGTGCCCTACAACGCGCTGCACGACCGCGGCTACCCCAGCATCGGCTGCGCGCCGTGCACGCGCGCCGTCGAGCCCGGCGAGGATCCGCGCGCGGGGCGCTGGTGGTGGGAGAGCGCGGACACGAAGGAGTGCGGGCTCCACGTGACGAAGCGATGAGCGTTGAGCTGGCCACGCTGGCGCTGATCACGCTCTCGGCCGCGGTCGTCAACGGCGCGTTGGGCCACGGCTTTTCCTCGATCACCGTTCCGGTCGCGCTGCTGTTCTACCCGAGTCGGATCTTGAATCCGGCGCTGGTCCTGGTCGAGACGGTGATCAACGGCTATGTCCTCGTCATCAGCCGGCGCAGCGTCCCCGTAGTCTGGCGGCGGGTGTTGCCGCTCTTCGTGGGCCTGGTGCCAGGCATTCTCGCCGGGGCCTGGCTCCTCTCCTCGCTCGACCCCGCCTGGCTCAGGCTCTACGTCTTCGCCGCCCTCCTTCCGCTGATCCTGCTCCAGGCCGCCGGAGTGAGGCGGCCCGTGCGCGCTGAGAGCGCGGTGGGCGTCCCATTTGGGGCCGGCGTCGGCGTGCTCTATTCCGTCACCACGATCTCCGGCCCTCCGCTGGCGCTGCTGTTCAACAACCAGGGATTCGTGAAACAGGAGTTTCGGGCCGCACTCGGCCTCATCCGGGTGGCCGAGTCCACCCTGACGGCCATCGCCTATCTCCTGCTCGGACTCTACAGCGCCCCCGGCATGGGTCTCCTGCTGGCGATCGTGCCCAGCGTCCTGATCGGGATCCCGCTCGGCGCCGCGCTAGTGCGACGCCTCGATGCGGAGACCTTTCGTCGGGTGTGCATGAGCTTCGACGCTTGGGTGGTAGGGTTCGGGCTCTCGCGGACTCTCGTCGGTCTCGTCCCTGCTTCGAGCCCCGCCGCCTACGGGATCTGGATCGCGGCGGTCGCTATCGACGCCTACCTCCTGCGGGCGTTCTTCCGGAGCCGTGCACGTCATCGGGTCCCGGCTCGGGTCGGCGTCCTGCACCCCACGACGGGCGGCGCCGCCTGATGGCCGGGGCTCACTCGCGTCCCGCCGCCGACCTGATCCCGCCGCACGGCGGCGCGCTGGTGAACCGGGTCCTGGCGGGCGAGGCCCGCGCCGAGGCGATCGCCCGGGCCCCCGAGCTGCCGAAGATCTCGCTCAACGCCCGCGCGATGTCCGACCTCGAGCTCCTGGCCACCGGGGCCTTCAGCCCGCTGGAGGGCTTCATGGGCCGGGCCGACTACCGGCGGGTCGTCCATGAAATGCGCCTGGCCAGCGGGGTCGTGTGGACGCTCCCCATCACGCTCGCCGTCGACCAGGACGCTGCTCGGCGCCTGAAAGAGGGATCACCGGTTGCGCTGATCGCGCCCTGGGAAGAGGTGCTGGGGCTGCTGCACCTCCAGGACAGGTACGACTACGACCGGCGCGAAGAGGCGCGCCTGGTCTACGGGACCGAGGACCTCGCGCATCCCGGCGTCGCTTATCTGATGGGACGCGGCGAGGTTCTGCTGGGCGGCCCGGTCGATCTGGTCCAGCAACCGCCGCTCGGCGGATTCGAGGAGTTCCGGCTGGATCCCGCCGCCACCCGCGCTCTCTTCCGCGAGCGGGGCTGGCGCACGGTGGCGGCGTTCCAGACGCGGAATCCCATCCATCGATCCCACGAGTACATCCAGAAGTGTGCCCTGGAGCTGATGGACGGGCTGCTGATCCACCCGCTGGTGGGCAAGACCAAGCTCGACGACGTGCCGTCGGACGTCCGGTTCCTCTGCTACCGCGCCCTCGTGCGGCACTACTTTCCGGCCGAGCGCATCGCGCTGGCGGTGTTTCCCGGCGCCATGCGCTATGCGGGGCCCCGCGAGGCCGCCTTCCACGCTCTGGTTCGCAAGAACTACGGATGCACGCACTTCATCGTCGGGCGCGATGCCGCCGGCGTGGGGAGCTACTATGCCCCGTACGCGGCCCACGATCTCCTCCGGTCCTTCGGCCGGGAGGAGCTCGGCATCGAGCCGCTGTTCTTCTTCGAGACCTTTTTCTGCCGACGGTGCGACGCGGTGGCCTCGACCAAGACCTGCCCCCACCAGGGGGCGGATCGCGTGGCGCTGTCGGGCACGCGCGTTCGCGAGCTGTTGCGACGCGGCGATCCGCTGCCGCCGGAGTTCACGCGGCCAGAGGTGGCGGCGGTGCTCGCCGAGTGGGCGCAGAGTCGGTGACCATGCGCGGAGCCGGGTCGTGCTCTGGACGAGAACCCGTCGGCCCCGGAGGGACGCGATGAGCCCAGCGGCGAGCGAGACGGAGAAGATCGCCGACTCTTCCGGTCGCCGCGTCGGCCTGCGCGCCGTTCCCCGGCGGCCACCCCGGACCTTCCTGGAAGAGCTGGTGCTCTCGGTGCTCCAGCGCGATCGGACGATGCTCTTGGAGGACCTCGCCGAGCGCGTCGCCGGGGCCCTCTACGCCGACGCGCTTCGCCACGGCGCCGGGGCCCTGGACATCGGCGTCTTCGGCGCGAAGCTGTTCGTCCCCGCTGTCGTCCGCGAAGTGGAGGAGGGCCACGGGACATTGTGGGAGATCCAGCCACCAGAGGGGGAGCGGTGATGGGGTACTATCCGATCTTCGTCGACATGCGCGAGCGACCCGCGCTCGTCGTGGGCGGCGGTGACGTGGCCGAGCGCAAGGTCGACGCTCTGCTTCGCGTCGAAGCCCGCGTGACCGTCGTGAGCCCCACGCTCACCGCGCGCCTGGCGGCCTGGGTCCGCCAGGGCCGTATTCGGCACCTCGGGCGAACCTACCGAGCCCGAGACATCCGGGGCCATCAGTTCGCCTTCGTCGCCACCGATGACGGCGCCGCGAACGCCGCCGTGGCCCGGGATGGCCGGCAGCGCGGTGTCTGGGTGAACGCGGCCGACGATCCCGCCCACTGCGACTTCATCCTCCCTTCGGTCCTCCGCCGGGGCGATCTCACGGTGGCGGTGGCGACGGGGGGCACCAGCCCCGCCCTGGCCCGCGCCGTGCGGGAGGAGCTGGAGGCCTACCTGACCGATGATTACGCAACGCTCGCCGAGATCGTCGGAGAGGTCCGGCGCGAGCTCCGCGCCCGTGAGCGCTCGCCCGATGCGGAGACGTGGAACCGCGCCCTGGGCCCCGACCTGCGAGCGCTCGTCGCCGCGGGCCGGCCCGAGGCGGCCAAGCGTCGCTTGCTCGAGCGTCTGGGAGCGGCCTGATGCGCCGAGGGGCAGTCGCGCTCGTCGGCGCCGGCCCCGGTGATCCCGGGCTGCTGACGCTGCGGGGCCGGCGACTCTTGCGGCGGGCGGACGTGATCGTCTACGACCGCCTCGTCGATCCGCGCCTGCTCGAGCTGGCCCCGCCCCGGGCGCTCAGGATCTTCGCCGGCAAGGCGAACGGCGCTCACACGCTTCCTCAGCCCGAGATCAACGAGCTCCTGATCGCCCACGCGCGTCGCGGCCGGCGCGTCGTGCGACTGAAGGGCGGCGACCCCTTCGTCTTCGGCCGCGGCGGCGAGGAAGCCGAAGCGCTCGCGGGGGCGGGGATTCCGTTCGAGGTGGTCCCCGGGGTCAGCTCGGCGGTGGCGGTCCCCGCCTACGCCGGCATCCCGCTGACCCATCGTGGCCTCTCCTCCTCATTCGCCGTCGTCACCGGCCACGAGGATCGATGCAAGCAGGGCCCCGGGGTGGACTGGGCCCGCCTGGCGACCGCCGTCGATACCATCGTCGTCCTCATGGGCGCCGCGAGCCTCCCGCAGATCGCGAGCCGGCTCGTGGCTCACGGACGCCGGCCGGACACCCCGGTGGCGCTCATTCGCGCGGGCACGACGGCCGGGCAGCAGACGGTCACCGGCACCCTGGCCGACATCGCCGCCCGAGCCGCGGAAGCCCGCCTGGAGCCGCCCGTCGTGATCGTGATCGGCGACGTCGTGTCTCTCCGCGCGCGCCTCGTTCGAGCGCCGGCTTTGCCGGCGCAATCAGTGGGGGAGGCCTCGGAGGGGGCCGCAGAGGCCCCCGCCGATCTTCAGCCGCCGAGATACGCGCGGCGGACGTGGTCGTCCCCCAACAGGTCGGCCCCGCGGCCTTCGAGGACGATGCGGCCCGTCTCCATCACGTAGCCGCGGTCGGCCATCCGCAGCGCCAGGTAGGCGTTCTGCTCGACCATGAGCACGGTCGTGCCGCTCCGCCGGATGTCGGCGATGATCGCGAACGTCGTCTCCACCACGGTGGGGGCCAGCCCCAGCGACGGCTCGTCGAACAGGATGAGCTTCGGCCGCGCCATCAGCGCCCGTCCGATGGCGAGCATCTGCTGCTCGCCACCCGAGAGCGTGCCCGCCATCTGACGCCGCCGCTCCCCCAGGATCGGAAAGTGAGCGCAGACGCGCT
This Candidatus Methylomirabilota bacterium DNA region includes the following protein-coding sequences:
- a CDS encoding bifunctional precorrin-2 dehydrogenase/sirohydrochlorin ferrochelatase gives rise to the protein MGYYPIFVDMRERPALVVGGGDVAERKVDALLRVEARVTVVSPTLTARLAAWVRQGRIRHLGRTYRARDIRGHQFAFVATDDGAANAAVARDGRQRGVWVNAADDPAHCDFILPSVLRRGDLTVAVATGGTSPALARAVREELEAYLTDDYATLAEIVGEVRRELRARERSPDAETWNRALGPDLRALVAAGRPEAAKRRLLERLGAA
- a CDS encoding uroporphyrinogen-III synthase produces the protein MSSLRGKTIAITEARRATELTALITKLGGVPYSAPALREVPRRDRGPALAVLDRICRGGVGLILFLTGVGTRAFLELAATVGQREALLQALGAMVVVARGPKPIAVLREARVRVDLVPSEPTSEGLLSALAGRDLRGTTVAVQLYGEDNPFLVEGLVARGATVLEIPLYEWALPEDEGPLVRLVQDLVDGRVDVVAFTSSPQIKHLTLVAERIGLRDQLLKALRERAIVAVIGPVCEAALREHDITPRIRADKGTMGALVHRIADHLTQEERVHGGA
- the sat gene encoding sulfate adenylyltransferase → MAGAHSRPAADLIPPHGGALVNRVLAGEARAEAIARAPELPKISLNARAMSDLELLATGAFSPLEGFMGRADYRRVVHEMRLASGVVWTLPITLAVDQDAARRLKEGSPVALIAPWEEVLGLLHLQDRYDYDRREEARLVYGTEDLAHPGVAYLMGRGEVLLGGPVDLVQQPPLGGFEEFRLDPAATRALFRERGWRTVAAFQTRNPIHRSHEYIQKCALELMDGLLIHPLVGKTKLDDVPSDVRFLCYRALVRHYFPAERIALAVFPGAMRYAGPREAAFHALVRKNYGCTHFIVGRDAAGVGSYYAPYAAHDLLRSFGREELGIEPLFFFETFFCRRCDAVASTKTCPHQGADRVALSGTRVRELLRRGDPLPPEFTRPEVAAVLAEWAQSR
- a CDS encoding phosphoadenylyl-sulfate reductase codes for the protein MAVRDRSQAVEAQREALETKNAEALLAWALGEFHPRIGLAASFGAEDVVLIDMLVRLEPTARVFTLDTGRLPAETYSLIDAIRERYGLAVEVYFPQADAVEAMAREHGVNLFYTSIEKRKLCCRVRKVEPLGRALRGLDAWITGLRREQAVTRAQVRKVEVDPEHGGLIKLNPLADWTSEQVWTYIRAHDVPYNALHDRGYPSIGCAPCTRAVEPGEDPRAGRWWWESADTKECGLHVTKR
- a CDS encoding ABC transporter ATP-binding protein, with the protein product MQAAYGPIAALRGLDLEVRQGELVCLIGANGAGKTSTLRAISGLLRPAAGRIVFDGREIQGREPADILEAGLAHCPEGRRVFPYLTVQENLEMGAYVRRQRRAIAEDVERVCAHFPILGERRRQMAGTLSGGEQQMLAIGRALMARPKLILFDEPSLGLAPTVVETTFAIIADIRRSGTTVLMVEQNAYLALRMADRGYVMETGRIVLEGRGADLLGDDHVRRAYLGG
- a CDS encoding sulfite exporter TauE/SafE family protein: MSVELATLALITLSAAVVNGALGHGFSSITVPVALLFYPSRILNPALVLVETVINGYVLVISRRSVPVVWRRVLPLFVGLVPGILAGAWLLSSLDPAWLRLYVFAALLPLILLQAAGVRRPVRAESAVGVPFGAGVGVLYSVTTISGPPLALLFNNQGFVKQEFRAALGLIRVAESTLTAIAYLLLGLYSAPGMGLLLAIVPSVLIGIPLGAALVRRLDAETFRRVCMSFDAWVVGFGLSRTLVGLVPASSPAAYGIWIAAVAIDAYLLRAFFRSRARHRVPARVGVLHPTTGGAA
- the cobA gene encoding uroporphyrinogen-III C-methyltransferase, translated to MRRGAVALVGAGPGDPGLLTLRGRRLLRRADVIVYDRLVDPRLLELAPPRALRIFAGKANGAHTLPQPEINELLIAHARRGRRVVRLKGGDPFVFGRGGEEAEALAGAGIPFEVVPGVSSAVAVPAYAGIPLTHRGLSSSFAVVTGHEDRCKQGPGVDWARLATAVDTIVVLMGAASLPQIASRLVAHGRRPDTPVALIRAGTTAGQQTVTGTLADIAARAAEARLEPPVVIVIGDVVSLRARLVRAPALPAQSVGEASEGAAEAPADLQPPRYARRTWSSPNRSAPRPSRTMRPVSIT